Sequence from the Corallococcus sp. EGB genome:
TGCACCTGGTTGATGCCGGCGAAGTTGAACTCGACCGGGTCCTCCGCGGTGCAGATGTTGGTGCCCACGTCGTTGAGGCTGGAGAGCGCGGAGTACAGCGTCGTCGTCTTGCCGGAGCCCGTGGGGCCCGTCACCAGCACCATGCCGTAGGGCCGGTCGATGGCCTCCTTGAACCAGGCCAGCGGCTGCGCGTCGAAGCCCAGCTTCGTCATGTCCAGCTGCAGGTTGCTCTTGTCGAGCAAGCGCATGACGACCTTCTCGCCGAAGAGCGTGGGACACACGCTCACGCGGAAGTCCATCTCCTTGCCGCCGCCGATCTTGATCTTGATGCGGCCGTCCTGCGGCAGGCGCCGTTCGGAGATGTCCAGCGACGCCATGATCTTCAGACGGCTGGTGATGGCGTTGCGCAGCTTCATGGGCGGGCGCATCACCTCGTACATCACGCCGTCGATGCGGAAGCGGACCCGGAAGTCCTTCTCGTACGGCTCGATGTGGATGTCGGACGCGCGCTTCTTGATGGCGTCCATGAGGATGAGGTTCACCAGCTTGACCACGGGCGCGTCGTCCGCGGCCTTGGCCATCTCATCCAGGTTCTCCTGCTCCTCCTTGGCGACCTCGATGTCGTCGCCCACGTCGCCGACGATGTCCTCCAGCGAGGGGCCCTTCTCCGCGTAGTACCGCTCGATCGATTCGCGGATGGAGATTTCGGACGCGACGACGGCTTCGATGTTGTAGCCGGTGAGGAACTTCAGGTCGTCCACGGCGAAGATGTTGGACGGGTCGCACATGGCCACGATGAGCGAGGGCCCCGCGCGGTTGACCGGGATCACCAAGTGCTTCTCGGCCACTTCCTTGGGCACGAGCTTGATGATGTCCGGATCAATGTCGAAGTCCTTCAGGTTGATGGCCGGCACGCCGTACTGCTTCGACAGGAAGTCGGTGAGCTTCGACTCCTCGATGGCGCCCGTCTTGATGAGCGCCGTGCCGATGCGCGCGCCACTCTTCTGCTGCTCCTCCTGCGCCTTGCGGAGTTGCTGGACGGAGATGAGGTTCTCGCGCACCAGCAATTCACCGAGTCGACCGGACATTTCTGGGATGCCTCTTTGAGCGTGAGGAGGAAACAGCCAGAGCCCCGGCTGTCAGCGGGACCCGAGGGGGGATAGGATGCCGTGCGCCAGGGGCCTGAAGCCCTGGCACGGATCCTCCCGGATTAGAGGAAACCGATGCGCAGCCTGTCAAGGCGCCCTGGCGTGCTCCCTTGCTGCCCCAGGCCCTGTGGGGAAGGCGCGTGAAGGCCCTACCCGTCGCCGCGCGCCACCACGGTGCGGGCGGCTTCCACGTCGCGTTTGATTTGACCCACCAGCTCGGCGGCGGAGCCGAAGCGCTGCTCGGGCCGCAGCCGCTCCAGGAACTGCACCCGCAGCTCCTTTCCGTAGAGGTCCCCCGTGAAGTCCAGGAGGTGCGCCTCGATTGTGACCTCCGTGCCACCAAAGGTGGGCTTCACGCCGATGTTGGCCGCCCCCGGCCGCCACGGCCCGTCCGCTTCGGACAGGAGGCGCACGCGGATGGCGTACACACCGGGCGCGGGCCGCAGCTCGTTCTGCGTGTCCACGTTGGCGGTGGGAAAGCCGATGGTGCGCCCGCGGCCCGCGCCGGACACCACCGTGCCGTCCAGGTCGAACGGGCGTCCGAGCAGGCGCCTGGCGGCGCCCACGCGGCCCTCCAGGATGTACTCGCGGATCCGCGACGAGGACGCGACCACGCCGTCCACGTTCACCGCCTGCACCACGTGCACCTGGGCCCCGCGCTTCGCCGCGGCGTCGCGCAGCGTGGAGACGGTACCGGCGCGCTGGGCGCCATAGGTGTAGTCGCTGCCCACGACGACGTGGCCCACGCCCAGGCTGTCGAAGAGGGCGGCCTCGAAGTCCTGGGGCATGGAGCGCGCGTAGTCGCGGGTGAAGGGCTGCACCACCACGTGGGACAGGCCGCACGCGGCGAGCAGCTCCAGCTTGCGCGGCAACAGGGTGATCAGCTTGGGCGCCAGGTCCGGCTGGAGCACCTTGCCCGGGTGGGGCTGGAAGGTGAGCGCGTTCGCGGGGGCGTGGCGCAGCGCTTCCGCGAAGAGGGCCTGGTGGCCCACGTGCACCCCGTCGAAGTTGCCCAGCGCGAGAGCCTGCCCCTGCAGCTGGCGGCCCGCCTCGGTCACGGACTGGAAGACCTTCATGGCCCTTCCCTATACCACCCCGCGCGCTTTTGCCCTGGCCAACCCACGCGGCTCCATGGTTAGAGGCCCCCCGTCCCCGCCATGCGCCCTGCCCTGCTCCCTGATCCGGTCGGCCTCAAGTTCGTCCCCCTGGATGCGCCCCCGGACTGGGACGCCGAGTTCGGCTTCACCGGGCCGCTGGAGCTGGAGATCGGCTCCGGGGCGGGCGGACACGCGCTGGAGTACTGCCGCAGAAACCCCGGCGTGCGCTTCGTGGCCTTCGAGTGGCGCAAGAAGTACGCGCGCGACACGCAGGCGCGCGCGGAGAAGGCGGGCATGAAGAACCTGCGCGTCATCGAATCCGACGCGCGCTTCGTGGTGCCGCGCATCTTCGCGCCCGGGTCCCTGGACGTCATCCACCTGCAGTTCCCCGACCCGTGGTGGAAGCGCTCGCACGCCAAGCGGGCCGTCGTGCAGCCGCAGTTCGCGAAGGTGATGCTGGGGCTGCTCAAGCCCGGCGGCCGCTTCGACATGCGCACCGACGTGCAGGACCGCGCGGTGGCCATGCTGGAGATCCTCGAAGGAGCGGGCTTCCACAATCCGCTGGGCGCGGGCGTGTTCCACCCGTACGACCCGGAGGAGGTGCCCTCCACCCGCGAGCGCCGCTACCTGGCGTCCGGAGAACCCGTCTACCGCGCACGACTGGTGAAACCCGCGCCGTAGTCCCGCGGTCGCGTGTCAGGCCGTGGACGTCGGGGGCCTTCCGCGCCCTCCGGCGTCCGGGTGGGCCCTTGGCAGCGCCCCTCACCCGGAGGAGAATCCACCCACAGGGTTCCCGCTACGGGGGACACTCGTGACGTTGGCCACGACCGCATCCTGTTGGGGGGTGGGCGCCTCATGCCGGAAGCCGAAAGGAAACGGACGCCGGAGGGCGCGCGCCGAAGCGGCCCCGCGAACGACTTCGCCGGGCGCACCGTGCTCATCGTGGATGATGATCCGGCGCAGATCCGCCACGTGCGCGAGGGCCTGGCCCCGCACGGCTACGTCTTCAAGGAAGCGCTGGACGGAGCGCAGGCGCTGTCCGCCATCCGCGCCGGGAGGCCGGACCTCATCGTGATGGACGTGGAGATGCCGGGCCTGGGCGGCGTGGAGGTGTGCCGCATCGTCAAGGCGAACGCGGGCGAGGGCGGCTTCGGCTTCATCCCGGTCATCCTGATGACGGCCCGGCAGGCGGCGGGCAAGGTGGAGGGGCTGGAGCTGGGCGCGGACGACTACCTGGTGAAGCCCTTCGACATGCTGGAGCTGGGCGCGCGCGTGAAGTCCATGCTGCGGCTCAAGGCGCTGCAGGACGCGCTGCTGGAGAAGAACCGCGAGCTGGAGTGGGCCAACCGGGAGCTGGACCGCCGCCGGCAGGAGCTGCTCGCGCTCAGCCGCACGGACGCGCTCACCGGACTGTTCAACCGGCGCTATTTCGAGGAGCGGCTGAGCGAGGAGTTCATGCGCTCGCGCCGGTACCGCTCGCCCCTGTCGCTGGTGATGCTGGACATCGACCACTTCAAGCGCATCAACGACACCTTCGGGCACCCTTTTGGTGATGAGGTCCTGCGCGCGGTGGCGCAGACGGCGCGCGCGACGCTGCGGGAGGTGGACCTGCTGGCCCGCTACGGCGGCGAGGAGTTCATCGCGCTCCTGCCGGAGGCGGCCCCCCAGGACGCGCTGCGGGCATGCGAGCGGGTGCGCGAGGCGATTGAGCGGCTGGAGTTGACGTGGAAGGCGCCGGACGGAATGTCGCAGGAGGTGCGGCTGACGGCGTCCCTGGGCGTGGCGACGGTGCCCGCGGACGACCTGCAGGGTACGGAGGCGCTGCTGCGCGCGGCGGACGCGAGCCTGTATTCGGCCAAGGGGACGGGCCGCAACCGCGTCCACCAGCACGCGGCGTGACGTACCTCCCGCTTCCCCACGGCGGCGGTTTGACCTAAATCGGAGCCCCCATGCGCCCGCTCGCGATGACGACCTGGCTGCTGTTTGCCCTTCTTGCCCTGGGCGGCTGCAATCGGATTCAGCCGGATACCCCCGTGGGGGCTTACCAGACGTTCCACCGGCACGTGCAACGTGGAGAGTGGCCCAAGGCCTACGCGGGGCTGTCCCAGCAGACTCAAGAGGGCCTCAAGACGCGGGCCCAGCAGGTGAGCGATGCGTCAGGGGGCATGGTGAAGGCAGAGCCGCTCGCGCTGTTCTTCGCGAATGTCCCGGCACCGGCGGATGTTCAAGAGGTTTCGCTGGTCCGGCAGGAGGGCGACGTGGCGACCGTGGTCGTGCGCTCGGCGGGAAGGTCGGGCGAGGTCCGGATGGTGAGGGAGCCGTCCGGGTGGAAGGTGGACTTTTCAGCATCCCCCCAGCCGTGAGCCCTGGCATGCCCGGGCCCCGCGCATCAGGTAACGTACAACCGTGAACGACAGGAAGACACGGCGGGTGGCCCCCGCAGTCGAAGTCATCCGGAGGCCGGGCACGACGCCCGGCGCCCCGGTGGCTCCGTCCTCGGCCGCCCCCACCCCCTCCCCCACGCCGAGGCCCACGCCCCGGCCCACGCCGGTGGCGCCCTCCGCCCCCGCCGCGGAAGCCGCGCCGCGCGCGACGCCCGCGCCCCGTCCCACCCCGGGCGTGGCGCCCACGCCCCGGCCCGGTGGCCTTTCCCCCATGCCGCCCCGGCCGTCCATGCCCGTGGCGCCCACGGGTGCGTCCGCCGCCCCGCCCCGCCCGGCTCCGAGTCCGGCGGGCCCCGCGACGACCCCCGGGGTTCCACCCCGGCCGTCCGGTGCGTCCGCTCCGGGCTTCACGCCGGGCGCGTCGCGTCCGCCGCCCCGGGGTCCTGGCGTGGGTGGGCCTCCGCGCTCGGGCGGGCCTCCGGGCCGCTTCGCGCCGCGCCCGAGCACGCCGCGTCCGCCGCCCACGCCGGAGCAGATCCTGGCGCTGGCCACGCGCGAGCACGTGCCGGCGCGCATCGCCAAGGGTGAGCTGGAAGGGAAGATGAAGGCGCGCATCTGGCGCAAGCTGCACGCCGAGGAGGCGAAGCGCTTCGACCAGGTGTACGAGCTCATGGGCCAGACACCGGGCCTGTCGCTGGGCGACGCGTTCGGCATCCTGCAGAGCGGCCTGACGGTGCAGGAGTTCATGGCGCGCAAGGAGCGCAGCCAGCGCAAGGCGGCCATCAAGCAGGCGCGCGGCCAGGTGGACAACGCGCTCGTCGCGGACTTCCTGGGCGCCTTCATCGAGCAGAAGACCGAGCTGTCAGTGGTGCTGGCGGAGCGGTCGCTCCTGGACACGCTGCTGGCGGAGGAGGCCATCGCCTTCACCTTCGAGCGCACGGGCCGGCTGGAGAAGCTCCAGGTGGTGCTCATCGCGCGCAGGGGTGACTGGGAGCGGCTGATGCCGAACCTGGAGCGCGACGCGAAGCTCACGCAGAAGCCGGCGCAGGTGGCGCGGCAGCCGGACAAGCGCCCCTACTCGGACCCCCGGCCGTTCCTGCCGCACATCGGGCAGACGGTGAAGCTGGTGCTGCGCAACGGCATCACGGTGGAGGCGCCGCTCTTGCGCGTGGGCCGCTTCGACGTGCTCCTGGGTGAGCCCGGGCACGAGCTGTTCATCCCGCTGCACGCGCTGCTGCGCTTCGACGCGCCCCCGGCTCCGGCCGAGGCCGCCTCCGGCGACGCCGCGGAGTCGAAGCCCGACGCCGCGGGCTGAAAACGGCGCGCGGTGCCGTTACCTCCGGGCGGCCTTCGCCTTCACGGGCGGGCCGCCCGTTTTCCTTCCTCCCCCTGGAGCCCCACTCATGCGCCCCTTCTTCTCCCGCATCATCAAGCCCTGGCTCGCGCTCACCGCGGCGGCGGTCCTCGCGGGGGCCTCGCAGCAGGCGTGCTCGAAGGAGTCCTCCGCGAAGGAGTCCGGCACGCAGGAGGTGGGGCGGCGGGAGAACGGCGTGCACGTGGTGGACCTGGCCGTCACGGAGAAGGGCTTCGAGCCGTCTCCGGTGCAGCTCAAGAAGGGCGAGCCGGTGAAGCTGGTGGTGACGCGCAAGACGGACCTGACGTGCGCCACCGAGTTGGTGATGGACGAGTATAGAATCGACGCGAAGCTGCCCCTGGACACGCCGGTGGAGATTGCCTTCACGCCGAACCAGTCCGGGACGCTGAAGTACGGCTGCGCGATGGGGAAGATGATCGCCGGCACGTTCATCGTGGACTGAGCGCGGGCGCTCGTTAACTGGCGATGTCCGGCCGGGCGGGTAGGCTCGCGCGCCTGCATGGGCAGCTCGGAGCTCTTCACCCGGCACGTCTTCCTGGACCTCGAAACGACGGGGCTCGACCCCCGCGTGGACGAGGTCATCGAGGTCGGGTGCCTCTTCTTCGAGCATGGCCGGGAGGTGGACCGCTTCTCCCGGCTGTATTCGGCCTCCCGCCCGCTGAACCTCACCATCCGCCGGCTCACCGGCCTCTCCGACGCGCAGCTCGCCGGGCAGCCCCGCTTCGACGCGGAGCGCGGTGAGCTTCGGGAGCGGCTCAAGGGTTGGACGGTGGTGGCGCACAACGCCCCGTTCGAGAAGGGCTTCCTGCCGGACGTGCTCGGTGGGGTGCCGGTGCTCGACTCGTGCGAGCTCATGCACTACCTGCACCCGGAGCTGCCCAGCCACTCGCTGGAGTCGCTGATGCGGTGGGCGAAGCTGGGCTCGCAGCAGCCGCACCGCGCGCTCCATGACTGCGTGGCGGTGCACGCGGTGCTGGTGCACGCGCTGGACGGCTGCGCGCGTGACGGTCGCGCGGAGGACGTGGCGGACCTGCTGTCCACCATGGACCCTCGGGCCCGCGCGGCGCTGGGGCCCACGCCGCTGCTGGACGCGATGTCGGAAGAGGATGCTCGCGACCTGGCGATGGACGCGGAGGCGCGGCCCCTCCTGGAGCTGCTCTCCCGGCTGTGGGAGGTGTGCCGGGCCACGCCGGTGCCGCTGAACCTGGAGGCGACGGGCGGCTTCCTGCGCGCGCGGCCGGAGCGCAAGCGCGCGAATGGCGGCAGGCCGCCTCCGGAGCCCGAGCTGGACGCGACGCCGCTGCCGGTGCGGCCGGAGGAGGTGGCGCAGATCCTGGGGCCGGGCGGCGCGCTGGAGCGGAGCGGCGGGTTCCTGTCCCGGCCCGCGCAGCTGGAGATGGCGCAGGCGGTGGCGCGCACGTTGTCGGACGGCGGGCAGGTGGCGGTGGAGGCCGGCACGGGCACGGGCAAGTCGCTGGCGTACCTCACGCCCGCGGCGCTCTTCGCCGCGCGCAACGGGCTGAAGGTGGGCGTGGCACCCCACACGAAGACGCTCCAGGACCAGCTGCTGGAGAAGGACCTGCCCCGGCTGCACCAGGCCACGGGCGGCGCTTTCGGCTACGCGCTGCTCAAGGGGCAGACGAACTACCTGTGCCGCCGCCGCGCGCTGGAGGCCACGCGCGTGGAGCCGGGGATGAACCACTCGGCGCGGGCGCCCCGGGCCTATGTGCGCGCGTACCTGCGCCGCAGCGTGGACGGGGACCTGGACCGGCTGAGCCACTGGTTCCGCGAGCGCTTCCCGGGGATGCACGGGCTGGTGCCGGCGGTGCGCTCCGAGGCGGCGACGACGCTGGGCGAGCGGTGCCCGCATCACCACAAGTGCTTCTACCACTCGGCGGTGGCGCAGGCGCGCGAGGCGGACGTGCTGGTCATCAACCAGTCGCTCGCGTTCGCGTGGCCCGCGCGCTACGGGCGCCTGGACCACCTGGTGCTGGACGAGGCGCACGAGCTGGAGGACGTGGCCACCACCGCGCTCACGGTGGAGCTGTCGGACCTGGCCTTCCTGCGCCTCACGGAGCGGCTGCACGGGCGCGACGGGCGCCGGGGCCTCTTCGCGGAGCTGCGCCGGGCGCTCGCCGCCACGCGCCGGGACGAGTCCCGCGTGCTGATGTCCGAGGTGGACGACAGCCTGCGCGCGCTGCTCCAGGAGGCGCGCGTGCTGGGCGAGCAGGTGACGGCCCTCTGCGAGCCCGCGGCGGCGATGCCCGGTGAGGATGCGGACGACGCGGCCTACGCGCCGGAGCTGCGGGTGACGGACGCGGTGCGCGCCCTGCCCGCCTGGGAGCCCGTACGCGAGGGACTGGTGGCGGTGCGCACGGCGCTGCAGCGGGTGCACACGCTCTTGTCGGTGCGCGTCCTCGCGGCGCTGCCGGAGCTGGCGGTGAAGCAGCCGTCGCTGGAGCGGGAGCTGGCCGGCGCCACCACGGAGCTGGGCGAGCTGTCGGTGCTCGCGGGAGAGCTGGCCGGAGACGCGGACATCAAGCGCTGCTACGCGGCGCGGGCGGAGCCTCGCAAGGGCCGCTGGAGCGTGGGCGCGCAGCCGGTGGACGTGTCGGAGTCCGTGGCGAAGGACTTCGCCGCGAACAAGCGCGCGCTGGTGATGGCGTCCGCCACGCTGGGCACCGGGGACGGCGTGCCCTTCGTGCTGAAGCGGCTGGGGCTGAGGCCGCCGCTGATGCGCGCCCCCTCGCCGTTCCACCTGGGACAGCAGGCGCTGGTGGTGCTGGTGACGGACGCGCCGCGCGCACATGAGGAGCCGTTCATCGACTGGGCCTCCGGGCGCATCTCCGGCCTGGCGCAGGTGATGGGCGGACGGGTGCTGGGCCTGTTCGCCTCCACGCGGCGGCTGGAGCGCGTGGCGCGCGAGGTGCAGGCACGGCTGGAGCCGCACGGCATCGAAGTGCTGCGCCAGTCGCGCGGGCACGGCCGTTCGCTGGCGGCGCGGCAGGAGCGCGACACGGGCACGGTGCTCTTGGGCACCAAGAGCTTCTGGCAGGGCGTGGACATCCCCGGGCGCGGCGTGGGGTGTGTCTTCATCGACAAGCTGCCGCTGGAGCCGGCGTCCCGGCCGCTGGTGGCCGCTCGCGAGGAGCCGCTGGCCAAGGCCGGCAACGAGTACCTGGGCTTCCTCCAGTACCGGCTGCCGCGCGCGCTGCTGCTGCTGCGCCAGGGCGTCGGGCGGCTCATCCGCTCCACCACGGACCGGGGCATCGTCGTCATCGCCGACCCCGGACACGCGAGCTACCGGCCGCTCTTGCTCCAGGCGCTCGCGGGCTACCGCGTCGTCGCGCTGCCGTGGGCGCAGGCGCGGCTGATGCTCCACTCGGAGCTCTTGCAGATGGGGCTCACCGCGGACACCGCTCGGGTGTGAGCCCCGCGGCCCTGCCCTACCGCGCCAGCCGCTCGCGGTAGCGCGCCTCCAGGGCGCTCAGCTCGTCCACCCAGGGGCCCGTGGCGCCGCTCGTCTTCGCCTGGGCCAGGGCCTCCGACAGCGCGCGCGCATCCTCGGTTTGCTGCGCGCGCAGCCGCTGGGTCATGTCCCGCGCGGCCTCGAAGACGTCCTGCAGCTCGTCGCCTTCGCGCAGGCCGTGCTGCGGCGGGTTCAGGCGGCCCTCCGCCACCTCGCGCATCATGCGCTTGATGCGGAAGAGCGGGCCCGCCATCCGGTGCGTCACCACGATGGTCGTCAGCGCCACCACCACGATGAACGTCACCAGGCAGCCGCCCAGCACCCACCACGTCAGGTGCTGGTGACGCTCCAGCTCCGCGCGCTGCGCGACGATGGCCGCGCGCTCCTCCTCGTACTGGGCGTCGATGGCCTGCGCCTGCTCGCGGAACTGCTTCTCGAACGCCGGGTCGTTCATGTGGGCCATCAGCTCGTTGGAGAGCGTGGCTCCGGACAGCTCGCGGCTCACCTCCGCCGCGCGCGAGCGGGCGTCCACCGCCGTCGCCGTCTCGTGCATCAGCGAGTTCGCCGCGCGCACCAGGAAGATGCCCAGGAGCGCCGCCAGCACCAGCGACACGCCGACGATGTACGCGGTGAGCTTCAGCTGGAAGGGCGCGTCGAGCAGGAAGTTGCGCCAGCGGCGCTTCGTCGTCGGGGCCTGGGCCGTGGTCGTCGTCATGTCTCGCTGCTCCAGTCGAAGGTCGCGGCGGCTTCCTCGATGGCTTTGGGGATCAAGGCCTTCAACAGGTCCGCGGGCGGAGCCCCCGCGGCGTTCACTTCCACCTGTCCCATCAGGGACTGCTCCGGATACGTCATGCACAGGATGGCCAGGCGCAGGCCTCCGCTGGCCGTCGCCTGGATCTCCGCCGTGATGCGGTAGCCGTGGACGCCCAGCTTCTTGAGCGCGCCCTTCGCCGCCGCCTTCGACTCCTTCTCCGGCGCCATCATCGCGCCCCGGCGCACCAGCTTGGAGCGGAGCCGCGCCTCCGTCACCTTCACCAGGTCCGCGGGCACGGTGCCCGTCTTGTCCTTCAGCGCGTCCAGCGCGAGATAGAAGCGCGGCCGGCGCGCCTGGTA
This genomic interval carries:
- a CDS encoding cupredoxin domain-containing protein translates to MRPFFSRIIKPWLALTAAAVLAGASQQACSKESSAKESGTQEVGRRENGVHVVDLAVTEKGFEPSPVQLKKGEPVKLVVTRKTDLTCATELVMDEYRIDAKLPLDTPVEIAFTPNQSGTLKYGCAMGKMIAGTFIVD
- a CDS encoding bifunctional riboflavin kinase/FAD synthetase, which gives rise to MKVFQSVTEAGRQLQGQALALGNFDGVHVGHQALFAEALRHAPANALTFQPHPGKVLQPDLAPKLITLLPRKLELLAACGLSHVVVQPFTRDYARSMPQDFEAALFDSLGVGHVVVGSDYTYGAQRAGTVSTLRDAAAKRGAQVHVVQAVNVDGVVASSSRIREYILEGRVGAARRLLGRPFDLDGTVVSGAGRGRTIGFPTANVDTQNELRPAPGVYAIRVRLLSEADGPWRPGAANIGVKPTFGGTEVTIEAHLLDFTGDLYGKELRVQFLERLRPEQRFGSAAELVGQIKRDVEAARTVVARGDG
- a CDS encoding HEAT repeat domain-containing protein; translated protein: MRLPTVLLPFLLLLPCAALAQGDSRITFLGRQLEKGKDPRARSQAALVLGATEDPEAVTPLCGGLKDPSELVRAAVAKGLGALLEPKGLDCLQAVQGEADAAVQAAVAESIKAIKAYQARRPRFYLALDALKDKTGTVPADLVKVTEARLRSKLVRRGAMMAPEKESKAAAKGALKKLGVHGYRITAEIQATASGGLRLAILCMTYPEQSLMGQVEVNAAGAPPADLLKALIPKAIEEAAATFDWSSET
- a CDS encoding helicase C-terminal domain-containing protein, producing the protein MGSSELFTRHVFLDLETTGLDPRVDEVIEVGCLFFEHGREVDRFSRLYSASRPLNLTIRRLTGLSDAQLAGQPRFDAERGELRERLKGWTVVAHNAPFEKGFLPDVLGGVPVLDSCELMHYLHPELPSHSLESLMRWAKLGSQQPHRALHDCVAVHAVLVHALDGCARDGRAEDVADLLSTMDPRARAALGPTPLLDAMSEEDARDLAMDAEARPLLELLSRLWEVCRATPVPLNLEATGGFLRARPERKRANGGRPPPEPELDATPLPVRPEEVAQILGPGGALERSGGFLSRPAQLEMAQAVARTLSDGGQVAVEAGTGTGKSLAYLTPAALFAARNGLKVGVAPHTKTLQDQLLEKDLPRLHQATGGAFGYALLKGQTNYLCRRRALEATRVEPGMNHSARAPRAYVRAYLRRSVDGDLDRLSHWFRERFPGMHGLVPAVRSEAATTLGERCPHHHKCFYHSAVAQAREADVLVINQSLAFAWPARYGRLDHLVLDEAHELEDVATTALTVELSDLAFLRLTERLHGRDGRRGLFAELRRALAATRRDESRVLMSEVDDSLRALLQEARVLGEQVTALCEPAAAMPGEDADDAAYAPELRVTDAVRALPAWEPVREGLVAVRTALQRVHTLLSVRVLAALPELAVKQPSLERELAGATTELGELSVLAGELAGDADIKRCYAARAEPRKGRWSVGAQPVDVSESVAKDFAANKRALVMASATLGTGDGVPFVLKRLGLRPPLMRAPSPFHLGQQALVVLVTDAPRAHEEPFIDWASGRISGLAQVMGGRVLGLFASTRRLERVAREVQARLEPHGIEVLRQSRGHGRSLAARQERDTGTVLLGTKSFWQGVDIPGRGVGCVFIDKLPLEPASRPLVAAREEPLAKAGNEYLGFLQYRLPRALLLLRQGVGRLIRSTTDRGIVVIADPGHASYRPLLLQALAGYRVVALPWAQARLMLHSELLQMGLTADTARV
- a CDS encoding signal protein, with the translated sequence MTTTTAQAPTTKRRWRNFLLDAPFQLKLTAYIVGVSLVLAALLGIFLVRAANSLMHETATAVDARSRAAEVSRELSGATLSNELMAHMNDPAFEKQFREQAQAIDAQYEEERAAIVAQRAELERHQHLTWWVLGGCLVTFIVVVALTTIVVTHRMAGPLFRIKRMMREVAEGRLNPPQHGLREGDELQDVFEAARDMTQRLRAQQTEDARALSEALAQAKTSGATGPWVDELSALEARYRERLAR
- the pilB gene encoding type IV-A pilus assembly ATPase PilB, with amino-acid sequence MSGRLGELLVRENLISVQQLRKAQEEQQKSGARIGTALIKTGAIEESKLTDFLSKQYGVPAINLKDFDIDPDIIKLVPKEVAEKHLVIPVNRAGPSLIVAMCDPSNIFAVDDLKFLTGYNIEAVVASEISIRESIERYYAEKGPSLEDIVGDVGDDIEVAKEEQENLDEMAKAADDAPVVKLVNLILMDAIKKRASDIHIEPYEKDFRVRFRIDGVMYEVMRPPMKLRNAITSRLKIMASLDISERRLPQDGRIKIKIGGGKEMDFRVSVCPTLFGEKVVMRLLDKSNLQLDMTKLGFDAQPLAWFKEAIDRPYGMVLVTGPTGSGKTTTLYSALSSLNDVGTNICTAEDPVEFNFAGINQVQMHDDIGLNFAAALRSFLRQDPDIIMIGEIRDFETAEIGVKAALTGHLVLSTLHTNDAPGTVSRLLNMGIEPFLVTASLNLILAQRLARRLCPACKRPAEKVDEQALIDAGIPPDKMGTFTMYEKVGCRECNDRGYRGRVAIYEVMPFWDGLKELVINGASAAELKQEAIRLGMSSLRMSALKKLMDGMTTLEEVVGNTAPDRF
- a CDS encoding tRNA (guanosine(46)-N(7))-methyltransferase TrmB — its product is MRPALLPDPVGLKFVPLDAPPDWDAEFGFTGPLELEIGSGAGGHALEYCRRNPGVRFVAFEWRKKYARDTQARAEKAGMKNLRVIESDARFVVPRIFAPGSLDVIHLQFPDPWWKRSHAKRAVVQPQFAKVMLGLLKPGGRFDMRTDVQDRAVAMLEILEGAGFHNPLGAGVFHPYDPEEVPSTRERRYLASGEPVYRARLVKPAP
- a CDS encoding diguanylate cyclase; its protein translation is MPEAERKRTPEGARRSGPANDFAGRTVLIVDDDPAQIRHVREGLAPHGYVFKEALDGAQALSAIRAGRPDLIVMDVEMPGLGGVEVCRIVKANAGEGGFGFIPVILMTARQAAGKVEGLELGADDYLVKPFDMLELGARVKSMLRLKALQDALLEKNRELEWANRELDRRRQELLALSRTDALTGLFNRRYFEERLSEEFMRSRRYRSPLSLVMLDIDHFKRINDTFGHPFGDEVLRAVAQTARATLREVDLLARYGGEEFIALLPEAAPQDALRACERVREAIERLELTWKAPDGMSQEVRLTASLGVATVPADDLQGTEALLRAADASLYSAKGTGRNRVHQHAA